From a region of the Streptacidiphilus albus JL83 genome:
- a CDS encoding SDR family NAD(P)-dependent oxidoreductase → MTRTLITGANKGLGRETARRLVAAGHTVYLGSRDAERGRRAAEEVGARAIVIDVTDPASVAAAAKTVEAEGGLDVLVNNAGIEGRSGGNGVIGAAEVTAAAMRTVFETNVFGMVEVVHAFLPLLQRSAAPVVVNVSSGLASLTRVSEPGTPTYAYPGVAYPASKTAVNMVTVQFAKAFPGIRINAVEPGYTATDLNGNTGTQTVAEGAEIIVRMAQIGPDGPTGGYFDVEGPLPW, encoded by the coding sequence ATGACACGAACACTCATCACCGGAGCCAACAAGGGCCTCGGCCGCGAGACCGCCCGTCGGCTCGTCGCCGCAGGCCACACCGTCTACCTGGGCAGCCGGGACGCCGAACGGGGCCGCCGCGCCGCCGAGGAAGTGGGCGCGCGGGCGATCGTGATCGACGTCACCGACCCGGCGTCCGTCGCTGCGGCGGCGAAGACCGTCGAGGCCGAGGGCGGACTGGACGTCCTGGTCAACAACGCCGGGATCGAGGGCCGCTCGGGGGGCAACGGCGTCATCGGCGCCGCCGAGGTGACCGCGGCGGCGATGCGCACCGTCTTCGAGACCAATGTCTTCGGGATGGTCGAGGTCGTCCACGCGTTCCTGCCGCTGCTGCAGCGGTCCGCCGCCCCGGTCGTGGTCAACGTCAGCAGCGGGCTGGCGTCGCTCACCCGGGTGAGCGAGCCGGGCACCCCGACCTACGCCTACCCGGGGGTCGCCTATCCGGCCTCGAAGACCGCGGTCAACATGGTCACCGTGCAGTTCGCGAAGGCGTTCCCGGGCATCCGGATCAACGCGGTCGAGCCCGGCTACACCGCGACCGACCTGAACGGGAACACCGGGACGCAGACCGTCGCGGAAGGCGCCGAGATCATCGTCCGGATGGCGCAGATCGGTCCGGACGGCCCCACCGGGGGCTACTTCGACGTCGAGGGCCCGCTGCCCTGGTAG
- a CDS encoding C40 family peptidase — MASTLLPLRPGHRPRRRLLLRALFLALLVLVDPASCTRALAGPADPTPAERAVGQRVVLAALSWAGTPYAWGGGNGQGPTLGFCDGVNGYLDGVCQGDHTVGFDCSGLALYSWFQGTGGRVLLPHHSPDQLLAGRRVPLDRIIPGDLLFFAHPGGPIHHVGIYVGGGAMIHAEHTGTVVTILPDVADNPVWGPQLVAAARPDPAAAERTPTGWAAIPGAGDLAAGPNTGS; from the coding sequence ATGGCCTCCACTCTGCTGCCCCTCCGTCCCGGTCACCGTCCCCGACGGCGGCTCCTGCTGCGGGCGCTGTTCCTGGCGCTCCTCGTCCTGGTGGACCCCGCGTCCTGCACGAGGGCACTGGCCGGTCCGGCCGACCCCACCCCGGCGGAGCGCGCGGTGGGGCAGCGGGTGGTCCTGGCCGCGCTGAGCTGGGCGGGCACCCCCTATGCCTGGGGCGGCGGCAACGGACAGGGGCCCACCCTGGGGTTCTGCGACGGGGTCAACGGCTATCTGGACGGAGTCTGCCAGGGCGACCACACGGTCGGCTTCGACTGCAGCGGACTGGCGCTCTACTCCTGGTTCCAGGGCACCGGCGGCCGGGTGCTGCTGCCGCACCACAGCCCGGACCAGCTCCTGGCCGGCCGACGGGTGCCGCTGGACCGGATCATCCCCGGCGACCTGCTGTTCTTCGCGCACCCCGGCGGTCCGATCCACCATGTCGGCATCTACGTCGGAGGCGGCGCCATGATCCACGCCGAACACACCGGCACCGTGGTCACCATCCTCCCCGACGTCGCCGACAACCCGGTCTGGGGACCGCAGTTGGTCGCCGCCGCGCGCCCCGACCCCGCCGCTGCGGAGCGGACGCCGACCGGCTGGGCAGCGATTCCCGGTGCCGGGGACCTCGCCGCCGGGCCAAATACTGGATCTTGA